One genomic region from Bubalus kerabau isolate K-KA32 ecotype Philippines breed swamp buffalo chromosome 7, PCC_UOA_SB_1v2, whole genome shotgun sequence encodes:
- the SYNPO2 gene encoding synaptopodin-2 isoform X4: protein MGTGDFICISMTGGAPWGFRLQGGKEQQQPLQVAKIRSQSKASGSGLCEGDEVVSINGNPCADLTYPEVIKLMESITDSLQMLVKRPSNGISETSISETENKNQENVTHEGYVESTTLQIRPATKSQYREFYIVPVKSGAPLAEEQASGAGFSGSIKEETGLAPHTSDSESGRLPEEIILSEKAEAGRPGTVVELQLSLSQERHKGRSAAVVALLGAEKSKSPDPEPNLLHDGTVHINSAPTTEKEDPPLRSSKTIQISSGQELRVIQGNEAADTGLPRVEVIFDCSDRQKTEGCRLQAAKGCVDSPVEGGQSEAPPSLVSFAVSSEGAEQGEDPCSERDHSRPHKHRARHARLRRSESLSEKQVKEAKSKCKSIALLLTDAPNPNSKGVLMFKKRRRRARKYTLVSYGTGELEREAEEEEEDGDKEDPCEVAFLGASESEVDEELLSDTEDNTQVANFDWDSGLVDIEKKLSRGDKMEMLPDTTGKGALMFAKRRERMDQITAQKEEERAAGVPSREPDAAQTDGLRTVTSYQRKEEESVRVQSSVSKSYIEVSHGLGHVPQQNGFTGVSETAEAQRMIPVNRTAKPFPGSGNQPATPFSPSRNVTSPIADFPAPPPYSAVTPPPETFSRAVSSPTAGPAPPPPWPQPAPWSQPAFYDSSERIASRDERIAVPAKRTGILQEAKRRSTTKPMFTFKEPKVSPNPELLSLLQNSEGKKGPGAGADSGPEEDYLSLGAEACNFMQGSSAKQKTPPPVAPKPAVKSSSSQPVTPVSPVWSPGVAPAQPPAFPTSNPSHGTVVSSIKIAQPSYAPARPASALNLAGPFKGPQAAVASRNYTPKPAAPTPTVNTAHAGAVGPSNELPGMSGKGAQLFAKRQSRMEKYVVDSDTVQAHAARAHSPTPSLPAGWKYSSNVRAPPPVAYNPIHSPSYPPAAVKSQPSGLQASKTGKKKGKKPLNALDVMKHQPYQLNASLFTFQPPDGKDGLPAKPSVKASSVPAAKQALPPRPVNAGSPTNVQASSVYSVPAYTSPPSFFAEVTSPVSASPVPVAIPTSPKQESASTSYFVAPRPKFSAKKSGVTVQTGRSLSLPGRPVPPAISATSPWLYQPAYSYTSKPTDGLEEAKKRLTPWEAAAKSPLGLVDEAFRPRNIQESIVANVVSAARRKVLPGQSEEWNARLSYVPQTQKTTVGSFAKQEYNVASLPNYSMPNSQYGSQAPHAYYRQPSRNDSEIMSMETRSDYCLSITNCNYNPHPRGWRRQT from the exons ACCTTCCAATGGAATAAGTGAAACTTCGATCtctgaaactgaaaacaaaaaccagGAGAATGTCACCCATGAAGGGTACGTGGAAAGTACCACCCTACAGATTCGACCAGCCACAAAGAGCCAGTACAGAGAGTTCTATATTGTCCCTGTCAAGAGTGGAGCTCCCCTAGCTGAGGAGCAAGCGAGTGGTGCTGGTTTTTCTGGGAGCATAAAAGAAGAAACAGGCCTGGCCCCTCACACGTCTGACTCTGAAAGTGGACGCTTACCAGAGGAGATTATCTTAAGTGAGAAGGCAGAAGCGGGGCGGCCAGGCACTGTGGTTGAGCTGCAACTGTCCCTGTCACAAGAGAGACACAAGGGCAGGAGTGCTGCTGTAGTGGCTCTCCTGGGAGCAGAAAAATCTAAGTCTCCTGACCCAGAGCCTAATTTACTACACGATGGGACTGTCCACATAAATTCTGCCCCCACTACAGAGAAAGAGGACCCTCCTCTGAGGTCCAGCAAGACAATCCAGATCTCCAGTGGCCAGGAGCTGAGAGTGATCCAGGGAAATGAAGCTGCAGACACGGGGCTGCCCCGCGTGGAAGTGATCTTCGACTGCTCTGACAGGCAGAAGACGGAAGGGTGCAGGCTTCAGGCAGCAAAGGGGTGTGTGGATTCTCCAGTGGAAGGAGGGCAGTCAGAAGCACCTCCTTCTCTGGTATCCTTTGCAGTCTCATCAGAAGGCGCAGAGCAGGGAGAAGATCCATGCTCAGAAAGGGATCACAGCAGACCTCACAAGCACAGAGCGCGCCACGCAC GGCTCAGGAGGAGTGAAAGCTTATCAGAAAAGCAGGTGAAAGAAGCAAAATCTAAATGCAAAAGCATTGCCCTCCTTCTGACAGATGCCCCCAACCCCAACTCCAAGGGGGTGTTGATGTTTAAGAAGCGTCGTAGGAGGGCCAGGAAATACACATTAGTCAGCTACGGGACTGGGGAACTTGAGcgagaggcagaggaggaggaggaagacggcGACAAAGAGGATCCATGTGAAGTAGCATTTCTGGGTGCAAGCGAATCGGAGGTGGATGAAGAGCTGTTGTCTGACACTGAGGACAACACACAAGTTGCAAACTTTGACTGGGATTCTGGTCTAGTGGACATTGAAAAGAAACTGAGCAGAGGGGACAAGATGGAGATGTTGCCAGACACCACAGGCAAGGGGGCCCTCATGTTTGCCAAGAGGAGGGAGAGAATGGATCAGATCACAGCCCAAAAAGAGGAGGAGAGGGCGGCCGGAGTGCCAAGCAGAGAACCAGATGCTGCCCAGACAGATGGCCTGAGAACCGTGACGTCTTaccaaaggaaggaagaagagtcaGTGAGAGTGCAGAGCTCTGTGAGCAAAAGCTACATTGAGGTGAGCCATGGTCTTGGCCATGTGCCCCAACAGAATGGCTTCACTGGGGTGTCTGAGACAGCAGAAGCTCAGAGGATGATCCCTGTGAATAGAACAGCCAAGCCCTTCCCGGGGTCTGGGAACCAGCCGGCAACCCCCTTCTCTCCAAGCCGAAACGTGACAAGTCCTATCGCTGACTTTCCTGCGCCTCCACCTTACTCTGCAGTCACACCCCCACCTGAAACCTTCTCCAGAGCAGTGTCGAGTCCAACAGCTGGCCCAGCACCGCCCCCTCCGTGGCCCCAGCCTGCCCCATGGTCCCAGCCGGCCTTTTACGATTCATCTGAACGAATAGCTTCCAGGGATGAAAGGATTGCGGTGCCAGCAAAAAGAACGGGGATATTGCAAGAGGCCAAAAGGAGAAGCACGACAAAACCCATGTTCACTTTTAAAGAGCCCAAAGTCAGCCCCAACCCTGAACTCTTGTCACTTCTTCAAAATTCTGAGGGCAAAAAGGGCCCTGGAGCGGGAGCAGATTCCGGACCTGAAGAAGACTACCTCAGTTTAGGAGCAGAGGCTTGTAACTTCATGCAAGGCTCCTCTGCAAAACAGAAGACCCCGCCTCCTGTCGCTCCAAAGCCTGCTGTCAAGTCATCATCCTCCCAACCAGTCACTCCGGTTTCTCCAGTCTGGTCGCCAGGAGTGGCTCCAGCGCAACCTCCTGCCTTCCCCACATCTAACCCGTCACATGGCACCGTGGTCTCCTCCATCAAAATCGCGCAGCCTTCTTATGCTCCCGCCCGGCCTGCAAGTGCTCTGAACCTGGCTGGTCCTTTCAAAGGCCCACAGGCAGCGGTAGCCAGCCGGAACTATACTCCCAAGCCAGCAGCTCCCACACCGACAGTGAACACTGCTCATGCTGGTGCGGTGGGACCATCCAATGAGCTTCCAGGAATGAGTGGGAAAGGAGCCCAGCTCTTTGCTAAGAGGCAGTCAAGGATGGAGAAGTACGTGGTAGATTCGGACACCGTGCAGGCCCACGCTGCCCGGGCTCATTCTCCCACCCCGTCTCTCCCGGCCGGTTGGAAGTACTCCTCCAATGTCCGAGCGCCTCCGCCTGTGGCCTACAATCCTATCCACTCCCCCTCCTACCCACCGGCTGCTGTCAAGTCTCAGCCATCAGGCCTACAGGCCTCCAAGACAGGCAAGAAAAAGGGCAAGAAACCCCTCAATGCTTTGGATGTCATGAAGCACCAACCCTATCAGCTTAATGCGTCCTTGTTTACTTTCCAACCTCCGGATGGAAAGGACGGCCTCCCCGCAAAGCCATCGGTCAAGGCCAGTTCAGTGCCAGCTGCGAAGCAAGCTCTTCCTCCTCGGCCAGTGAACGCTGGCTCGCCCACTAATGTTCAGGCCTCCTCTGTGTACTCCGTGCCAGCCTATACCTCTCCGCCCTCCTTCTTTGCTGAGGTCACCTCACCGGTCAGCGCTTCCCCAGTGCCCGTGGCCATCCCCACCTCTCCAAAGCAGGAATCAGCCTCAACATCTTACTTTGTGGCACCAAGGCCAAAGTTCTCAGCCAAGAAGAGCGGTGTCACAGTTCAG ACTGGAcgctctctttctcttcctggaaGACCAGTCCCACCTGCCATCTCTGCAACATCTCCTTGGTTATACCAGCCTGCTTACAGCTACACTAGCAAGCCAACGGATGGGCTCGAGGAAGCAAAGAAGAGACTGACTCCTTGGGAAGCAGCAGCCAAGTCTCCCCTTGGCTTAGTGGATGAGGCCTTCAGACCCAGAAACATTCAGGAATCCATTGTGGCAAATGTGGTCTCAGCAGCTCGTAGAAAGGTGCTTCCAGGGCAGTCTGAGGAATGGAATGCAAGACTGTCCTATGTCCCTCAAACCCAGAAGACCACTGTGGGCTCATTTGCAAAGCAAGAATATAATGTTGCATCCCTACCCAATTATAGTATGCCCAACTCCCAGTATGGTTCACAGGCACCACATGCATATTACAGGCAGCCTTCCAGAAACGATTCTGAAATAATGTCCATGGAGACCAGGTCTGATTATTGTCTCTCCATAACCAACTGCAACTATAACCCACACCCAAGGGGATGGAGACGTCAAACATGA
- the SYNPO2 gene encoding synaptopodin-2 isoform X3: MESITDSLQMLVKRPSNGISETSISETENKNQENVTHEGYVESTTLQIRPATKSQYREFYIVPVKSGAPLAEEQASGAGFSGSIKEETGLAPHTSDSESGRLPEEIILSEKAEAGRPGTVVELQLSLSQERHKGRSAAVVALLGAEKSKSPDPEPNLLHDGTVHINSAPTTEKEDPPLRSSKTIQISSGQELRVIQGNEAADTGLPRVEVIFDCSDRQKTEGCRLQAAKGCVDSPVEGGQSEAPPSLVSFAVSSEGAEQGEDPCSERDHSRPHKHRARHARLRRSESLSEKQVKEAKSKCKSIALLLTDAPNPNSKGVLMFKKRRRRARKYTLVSYGTGELEREAEEEEEDGDKEDPCEVAFLGASESEVDEELLSDTEDNTQVANFDWDSGLVDIEKKLSRGDKMEMLPDTTGKGALMFAKRRERMDQITAQKEEERAAGVPSREPDAAQTDGLRTVTSYQRKEEESVRVQSSVSKSYIEVSHGLGHVPQQNGFTGVSETAEAQRMIPVNRTAKPFPGSGNQPATPFSPSRNVTSPIADFPAPPPYSAVTPPPETFSRAVSSPTAGPAPPPPWPQPAPWSQPAFYDSSERIASRDERIAVPAKRTGILQEAKRRSTTKPMFTFKEPKVSPNPELLSLLQNSEGKKGPGAGADSGPEEDYLSLGAEACNFMQGSSAKQKTPPPVAPKPAVKSSSSQPVTPVSPVWSPGVAPAQPPAFPTSNPSHGTVVSSIKIAQPSYAPARPASALNLAGPFKGPQAAVASRNYTPKPAAPTPTVNTAHAGAVGPSNELPGMSGKGAQLFAKRQSRMEKYVVDSDTVQAHAARAHSPTPSLPAGWKYSSNVRAPPPVAYNPIHSPSYPPAAVKSQPSGLQASKTGKKKGKKPLNALDVMKHQPYQLNASLFTFQPPDGKDGLPAKPSVKASSVPAAKQALPPRPVNAGSPTNVQASSVYSVPAYTSPPSFFAEVTSPVSASPVPVAIPTSPKQESASTSYFVAPRPKFSAKKSGVTVQVWKPSVVEE; this comes from the exons ACCTTCCAATGGAATAAGTGAAACTTCGATCtctgaaactgaaaacaaaaaccagGAGAATGTCACCCATGAAGGGTACGTGGAAAGTACCACCCTACAGATTCGACCAGCCACAAAGAGCCAGTACAGAGAGTTCTATATTGTCCCTGTCAAGAGTGGAGCTCCCCTAGCTGAGGAGCAAGCGAGTGGTGCTGGTTTTTCTGGGAGCATAAAAGAAGAAACAGGCCTGGCCCCTCACACGTCTGACTCTGAAAGTGGACGCTTACCAGAGGAGATTATCTTAAGTGAGAAGGCAGAAGCGGGGCGGCCAGGCACTGTGGTTGAGCTGCAACTGTCCCTGTCACAAGAGAGACACAAGGGCAGGAGTGCTGCTGTAGTGGCTCTCCTGGGAGCAGAAAAATCTAAGTCTCCTGACCCAGAGCCTAATTTACTACACGATGGGACTGTCCACATAAATTCTGCCCCCACTACAGAGAAAGAGGACCCTCCTCTGAGGTCCAGCAAGACAATCCAGATCTCCAGTGGCCAGGAGCTGAGAGTGATCCAGGGAAATGAAGCTGCAGACACGGGGCTGCCCCGCGTGGAAGTGATCTTCGACTGCTCTGACAGGCAGAAGACGGAAGGGTGCAGGCTTCAGGCAGCAAAGGGGTGTGTGGATTCTCCAGTGGAAGGAGGGCAGTCAGAAGCACCTCCTTCTCTGGTATCCTTTGCAGTCTCATCAGAAGGCGCAGAGCAGGGAGAAGATCCATGCTCAGAAAGGGATCACAGCAGACCTCACAAGCACAGAGCGCGCCACGCAC GGCTCAGGAGGAGTGAAAGCTTATCAGAAAAGCAGGTGAAAGAAGCAAAATCTAAATGCAAAAGCATTGCCCTCCTTCTGACAGATGCCCCCAACCCCAACTCCAAGGGGGTGTTGATGTTTAAGAAGCGTCGTAGGAGGGCCAGGAAATACACATTAGTCAGCTACGGGACTGGGGAACTTGAGcgagaggcagaggaggaggaggaagacggcGACAAAGAGGATCCATGTGAAGTAGCATTTCTGGGTGCAAGCGAATCGGAGGTGGATGAAGAGCTGTTGTCTGACACTGAGGACAACACACAAGTTGCAAACTTTGACTGGGATTCTGGTCTAGTGGACATTGAAAAGAAACTGAGCAGAGGGGACAAGATGGAGATGTTGCCAGACACCACAGGCAAGGGGGCCCTCATGTTTGCCAAGAGGAGGGAGAGAATGGATCAGATCACAGCCCAAAAAGAGGAGGAGAGGGCGGCCGGAGTGCCAAGCAGAGAACCAGATGCTGCCCAGACAGATGGCCTGAGAACCGTGACGTCTTaccaaaggaaggaagaagagtcaGTGAGAGTGCAGAGCTCTGTGAGCAAAAGCTACATTGAGGTGAGCCATGGTCTTGGCCATGTGCCCCAACAGAATGGCTTCACTGGGGTGTCTGAGACAGCAGAAGCTCAGAGGATGATCCCTGTGAATAGAACAGCCAAGCCCTTCCCGGGGTCTGGGAACCAGCCGGCAACCCCCTTCTCTCCAAGCCGAAACGTGACAAGTCCTATCGCTGACTTTCCTGCGCCTCCACCTTACTCTGCAGTCACACCCCCACCTGAAACCTTCTCCAGAGCAGTGTCGAGTCCAACAGCTGGCCCAGCACCGCCCCCTCCGTGGCCCCAGCCTGCCCCATGGTCCCAGCCGGCCTTTTACGATTCATCTGAACGAATAGCTTCCAGGGATGAAAGGATTGCGGTGCCAGCAAAAAGAACGGGGATATTGCAAGAGGCCAAAAGGAGAAGCACGACAAAACCCATGTTCACTTTTAAAGAGCCCAAAGTCAGCCCCAACCCTGAACTCTTGTCACTTCTTCAAAATTCTGAGGGCAAAAAGGGCCCTGGAGCGGGAGCAGATTCCGGACCTGAAGAAGACTACCTCAGTTTAGGAGCAGAGGCTTGTAACTTCATGCAAGGCTCCTCTGCAAAACAGAAGACCCCGCCTCCTGTCGCTCCAAAGCCTGCTGTCAAGTCATCATCCTCCCAACCAGTCACTCCGGTTTCTCCAGTCTGGTCGCCAGGAGTGGCTCCAGCGCAACCTCCTGCCTTCCCCACATCTAACCCGTCACATGGCACCGTGGTCTCCTCCATCAAAATCGCGCAGCCTTCTTATGCTCCCGCCCGGCCTGCAAGTGCTCTGAACCTGGCTGGTCCTTTCAAAGGCCCACAGGCAGCGGTAGCCAGCCGGAACTATACTCCCAAGCCAGCAGCTCCCACACCGACAGTGAACACTGCTCATGCTGGTGCGGTGGGACCATCCAATGAGCTTCCAGGAATGAGTGGGAAAGGAGCCCAGCTCTTTGCTAAGAGGCAGTCAAGGATGGAGAAGTACGTGGTAGATTCGGACACCGTGCAGGCCCACGCTGCCCGGGCTCATTCTCCCACCCCGTCTCTCCCGGCCGGTTGGAAGTACTCCTCCAATGTCCGAGCGCCTCCGCCTGTGGCCTACAATCCTATCCACTCCCCCTCCTACCCACCGGCTGCTGTCAAGTCTCAGCCATCAGGCCTACAGGCCTCCAAGACAGGCAAGAAAAAGGGCAAGAAACCCCTCAATGCTTTGGATGTCATGAAGCACCAACCCTATCAGCTTAATGCGTCCTTGTTTACTTTCCAACCTCCGGATGGAAAGGACGGCCTCCCCGCAAAGCCATCGGTCAAGGCCAGTTCAGTGCCAGCTGCGAAGCAAGCTCTTCCTCCTCGGCCAGTGAACGCTGGCTCGCCCACTAATGTTCAGGCCTCCTCTGTGTACTCCGTGCCAGCCTATACCTCTCCGCCCTCCTTCTTTGCTGAGGTCACCTCACCGGTCAGCGCTTCCCCAGTGCCCGTGGCCATCCCCACCTCTCCAAAGCAGGAATCAGCCTCAACATCTTACTTTGTGGCACCAAGGCCAAAGTTCTCAGCCAAGAAGAGCGGTGTCACAGTTCAGGTGTGGAAACCATCTGTGGTGGAAGAGTAA
- the SYNPO2 gene encoding synaptopodin-2 isoform X2 codes for MQGNLATAVSRGQKAEPERIRSQSKASGSGLCEGDEVVSINGNPCADLTYPEVIKLMESITDSLQMLVKRPSNGISETSISETENKNQENVTHEGYVESTTLQIRPATKSQYREFYIVPVKSGAPLAEEQASGAGFSGSIKEETGLAPHTSDSESGRLPEEIILSEKAEAGRPGTVVELQLSLSQERHKGRSAAVVALLGAEKSKSPDPEPNLLHDGTVHINSAPTTEKEDPPLRSSKTIQISSGQELRVIQGNEAADTGLPRVEVIFDCSDRQKTEGCRLQAAKGCVDSPVEGGQSEAPPSLVSFAVSSEGAEQGEDPCSERDHSRPHKHRARHARLRRSESLSEKQVKEAKSKCKSIALLLTDAPNPNSKGVLMFKKRRRRARKYTLVSYGTGELEREAEEEEEDGDKEDPCEVAFLGASESEVDEELLSDTEDNTQVANFDWDSGLVDIEKKLSRGDKMEMLPDTTGKGALMFAKRRERMDQITAQKEEERAAGVPSREPDAAQTDGLRTVTSYQRKEEESVRVQSSVSKSYIEVSHGLGHVPQQNGFTGVSETAEAQRMIPVNRTAKPFPGSGNQPATPFSPSRNVTSPIADFPAPPPYSAVTPPPETFSRAVSSPTAGPAPPPPWPQPAPWSQPAFYDSSERIASRDERIAVPAKRTGILQEAKRRSTTKPMFTFKEPKVSPNPELLSLLQNSEGKKGPGAGADSGPEEDYLSLGAEACNFMQGSSAKQKTPPPVAPKPAVKSSSSQPVTPVSPVWSPGVAPAQPPAFPTSNPSHGTVVSSIKIAQPSYAPARPASALNLAGPFKGPQAAVASRNYTPKPAAPTPTVNTAHAGAVGPSNELPGMSGKGAQLFAKRQSRMEKYVVDSDTVQAHAARAHSPTPSLPAGWKYSSNVRAPPPVAYNPIHSPSYPPAAVKSQPSGLQASKTGKKKGKKPLNALDVMKHQPYQLNASLFTFQPPDGKDGLPAKPSVKASSVPAAKQALPPRPVNAGSPTNVQASSVYSVPAYTSPPSFFAEVTSPVSASPVPVAIPTSPKQESASTSYFVAPRPKFSAKKSGVTVQVWKPSVVEE; via the exons ACCTTCCAATGGAATAAGTGAAACTTCGATCtctgaaactgaaaacaaaaaccagGAGAATGTCACCCATGAAGGGTACGTGGAAAGTACCACCCTACAGATTCGACCAGCCACAAAGAGCCAGTACAGAGAGTTCTATATTGTCCCTGTCAAGAGTGGAGCTCCCCTAGCTGAGGAGCAAGCGAGTGGTGCTGGTTTTTCTGGGAGCATAAAAGAAGAAACAGGCCTGGCCCCTCACACGTCTGACTCTGAAAGTGGACGCTTACCAGAGGAGATTATCTTAAGTGAGAAGGCAGAAGCGGGGCGGCCAGGCACTGTGGTTGAGCTGCAACTGTCCCTGTCACAAGAGAGACACAAGGGCAGGAGTGCTGCTGTAGTGGCTCTCCTGGGAGCAGAAAAATCTAAGTCTCCTGACCCAGAGCCTAATTTACTACACGATGGGACTGTCCACATAAATTCTGCCCCCACTACAGAGAAAGAGGACCCTCCTCTGAGGTCCAGCAAGACAATCCAGATCTCCAGTGGCCAGGAGCTGAGAGTGATCCAGGGAAATGAAGCTGCAGACACGGGGCTGCCCCGCGTGGAAGTGATCTTCGACTGCTCTGACAGGCAGAAGACGGAAGGGTGCAGGCTTCAGGCAGCAAAGGGGTGTGTGGATTCTCCAGTGGAAGGAGGGCAGTCAGAAGCACCTCCTTCTCTGGTATCCTTTGCAGTCTCATCAGAAGGCGCAGAGCAGGGAGAAGATCCATGCTCAGAAAGGGATCACAGCAGACCTCACAAGCACAGAGCGCGCCACGCAC GGCTCAGGAGGAGTGAAAGCTTATCAGAAAAGCAGGTGAAAGAAGCAAAATCTAAATGCAAAAGCATTGCCCTCCTTCTGACAGATGCCCCCAACCCCAACTCCAAGGGGGTGTTGATGTTTAAGAAGCGTCGTAGGAGGGCCAGGAAATACACATTAGTCAGCTACGGGACTGGGGAACTTGAGcgagaggcagaggaggaggaggaagacggcGACAAAGAGGATCCATGTGAAGTAGCATTTCTGGGTGCAAGCGAATCGGAGGTGGATGAAGAGCTGTTGTCTGACACTGAGGACAACACACAAGTTGCAAACTTTGACTGGGATTCTGGTCTAGTGGACATTGAAAAGAAACTGAGCAGAGGGGACAAGATGGAGATGTTGCCAGACACCACAGGCAAGGGGGCCCTCATGTTTGCCAAGAGGAGGGAGAGAATGGATCAGATCACAGCCCAAAAAGAGGAGGAGAGGGCGGCCGGAGTGCCAAGCAGAGAACCAGATGCTGCCCAGACAGATGGCCTGAGAACCGTGACGTCTTaccaaaggaaggaagaagagtcaGTGAGAGTGCAGAGCTCTGTGAGCAAAAGCTACATTGAGGTGAGCCATGGTCTTGGCCATGTGCCCCAACAGAATGGCTTCACTGGGGTGTCTGAGACAGCAGAAGCTCAGAGGATGATCCCTGTGAATAGAACAGCCAAGCCCTTCCCGGGGTCTGGGAACCAGCCGGCAACCCCCTTCTCTCCAAGCCGAAACGTGACAAGTCCTATCGCTGACTTTCCTGCGCCTCCACCTTACTCTGCAGTCACACCCCCACCTGAAACCTTCTCCAGAGCAGTGTCGAGTCCAACAGCTGGCCCAGCACCGCCCCCTCCGTGGCCCCAGCCTGCCCCATGGTCCCAGCCGGCCTTTTACGATTCATCTGAACGAATAGCTTCCAGGGATGAAAGGATTGCGGTGCCAGCAAAAAGAACGGGGATATTGCAAGAGGCCAAAAGGAGAAGCACGACAAAACCCATGTTCACTTTTAAAGAGCCCAAAGTCAGCCCCAACCCTGAACTCTTGTCACTTCTTCAAAATTCTGAGGGCAAAAAGGGCCCTGGAGCGGGAGCAGATTCCGGACCTGAAGAAGACTACCTCAGTTTAGGAGCAGAGGCTTGTAACTTCATGCAAGGCTCCTCTGCAAAACAGAAGACCCCGCCTCCTGTCGCTCCAAAGCCTGCTGTCAAGTCATCATCCTCCCAACCAGTCACTCCGGTTTCTCCAGTCTGGTCGCCAGGAGTGGCTCCAGCGCAACCTCCTGCCTTCCCCACATCTAACCCGTCACATGGCACCGTGGTCTCCTCCATCAAAATCGCGCAGCCTTCTTATGCTCCCGCCCGGCCTGCAAGTGCTCTGAACCTGGCTGGTCCTTTCAAAGGCCCACAGGCAGCGGTAGCCAGCCGGAACTATACTCCCAAGCCAGCAGCTCCCACACCGACAGTGAACACTGCTCATGCTGGTGCGGTGGGACCATCCAATGAGCTTCCAGGAATGAGTGGGAAAGGAGCCCAGCTCTTTGCTAAGAGGCAGTCAAGGATGGAGAAGTACGTGGTAGATTCGGACACCGTGCAGGCCCACGCTGCCCGGGCTCATTCTCCCACCCCGTCTCTCCCGGCCGGTTGGAAGTACTCCTCCAATGTCCGAGCGCCTCCGCCTGTGGCCTACAATCCTATCCACTCCCCCTCCTACCCACCGGCTGCTGTCAAGTCTCAGCCATCAGGCCTACAGGCCTCCAAGACAGGCAAGAAAAAGGGCAAGAAACCCCTCAATGCTTTGGATGTCATGAAGCACCAACCCTATCAGCTTAATGCGTCCTTGTTTACTTTCCAACCTCCGGATGGAAAGGACGGCCTCCCCGCAAAGCCATCGGTCAAGGCCAGTTCAGTGCCAGCTGCGAAGCAAGCTCTTCCTCCTCGGCCAGTGAACGCTGGCTCGCCCACTAATGTTCAGGCCTCCTCTGTGTACTCCGTGCCAGCCTATACCTCTCCGCCCTCCTTCTTTGCTGAGGTCACCTCACCGGTCAGCGCTTCCCCAGTGCCCGTGGCCATCCCCACCTCTCCAAAGCAGGAATCAGCCTCAACATCTTACTTTGTGGCACCAAGGCCAAAGTTCTCAGCCAAGAAGAGCGGTGTCACAGTTCAGGTGTGGAAACCATCTGTGGTGGAAGAGTAA